In Colletotrichum higginsianum IMI 349063 chromosome 1, whole genome shotgun sequence, one genomic interval encodes:
- a CDS encoding Regulatory factor sgt1, producing the protein MAGPQQGRPTSNADDDADVNNTQILSENCVRYCIFLIDSNAQSDQRRHLSRLEDLRKSALELTNRLTADYIWQKGSLTLDVVTSEGLTFLQGTTDYADAIEDEWLIVYVLRELSKTHPTAWVRVFDVDGEFLLIEAANVLPRWLSPETDFNRVWINNGRLRIIPQPSESSSKSVLLTLPDAVRIIKTAADSLVLSDLIEAEAFYRLEKYPGQIQNSLHHSLVTVPRRLAHVLHLSPKAVAPAVESFYLRDALDLRALLSRTSDLQFPPKDLVTLSVKFTRVLFAQLISQRFDPPVPWAGLIQQAKGTELKRLEIGMKLTCGFEIMMNNIGKIDSRHAREAGIIVEDLKEDGDSVLPGDEDIRTWKDAFREDDETWMDINYEDFENELSGRRKNENCSQPKSGFGDAATQADLRKIVSRFEAFLNDESAGLDGAEVDEMDMDDDDDDDESDGDDEEDKAVSFDEVEFSRMMREMMGLAPAEPGTTSTSSESAATANRTIQPGLGEHTEEELDDEELQKLASQLEAELNAHGALRLSQPRNKVSTLEDKGKGKEKAPVGSSNMSATAEHVATDDEDEDDGDNGEVDIDYNLAKNLLESFKGQAGMPGPTGNILGMMGLQLPRDEDDNDTGSKEK; encoded by the exons ATGGCTGGGCCGCAGCAAGGGCGACCGACGAGCAacgctgacgacgacgctgacgTCAACAACACTCAAATCCTGTCGGAAAACTGTGTTCGGTATTGCATTTTCCTAATCGACTCCAACGCCCAGAGTGACCAGAGAAGACATCTCTCTCGTCTTGAAGACTTACGCAAATCGGCCTTGGAGCTCACAAACCGCCTAACAGCGGACTACATCTGGCAAAAGGGCTCTCTCACACTTGATGTGGTTACCTCCGAAG GCCTAACCTTCCTACAAGGGACAACCGACTACGCAGACGCCATCGAAGACGAATGGTTGATAGTCTACGTCCTCAGAGAACTCTCCAAAACCCACCCAACTGCCTGGGTGCGCGTGTTCGACGTAGATGGAGAGTTCCTACTGATAGAGGCAGCCAATGTTCTTCCAAGATGGCTGAGCCCAGAGACGGACTTCAATCGCGTCTGGATTAACAACGGCCGCCTTCGTATCATCCCGCAACCATCTGAGTCAAGCTCAAAGTCAGTGCTACTGACGTTGCCGGACGCCGTGCGTATCATCAAAACTGCCGCCGACTCGCTGGTTCTCTCAGATCTAATCGAGGCTGAGGCATTCTATCGCCTCGAAAAGTACCCTGGTCAGATTCAGAACTCTTTGCACCACTCTCTTGTCACAGTCCCTCGAAGACTGGCTCACGTTCTCCACCTGAGCCCCAAGGCTGTCGCTCCGGCTGTGGAATCATTCTATCTTCGTGATGCATTGGACTTGAGGGCACTTTTGTCTCGAACCAGTGATCTTCAATTTCCTCCGAAAGATCTTGTCACGCTAAGTGTGAAATTCACCCGGGTGTTGTTTGCTCAGCTCATATCCCAGAGGTTCGATCCTCCTGTCCCATGGGCTGGTCTGATTCAGCAAGCAAAGGGCACGGAACTAAAGCGCCTGGAAATCGGCATGAAACTCACGTGTGGATTTGAAATCATGATGAACAACATTGGCAAAATCGACAGTCGCCATGCACGAGAGGCAGGTATCATTGTCGAGGATCTCAAAGAGGATGGGGACTCGGTGCTTCCTGGGGATGAAGACATTCGAACATGGAAAGATGCTTttcgagaagacgacgagacgtGGATGGATATCAACTATGAGGATTTCGAAAATGAGCTGTCGGGACGACGTAAGAATGAAAATTGCAGCCAGCCGAAGTCTGGATTTGGGGATGCTGCGACGCAGGCAGACCTGCGGAAGATCGTTTCTCGGTTTGAGGCCTTTTTGAACGACGAAAGCGCAGGactcgatggcgccgaggttgacgagatggacatggacgatgatgatgacgatgatgagagcgacggcgacgacgaagaggacaaGGCGGTCAGCTTTGACGAGGTAGAGTTCTCTCGAATGATGAGGGAGATGATGGGATTGGCACCGGCCGAGCCTGGTACCACATCAACGTCAAGTGAGTCGGCTGCAACAGCAAACAGGACCATACAACCAGGGCTGGGAGAGCACACGGAGGAGGAactcgacgatgaagagctCCAGAAGCTAGCTTCTCAGCTGGAAGCAGAGCTCAATGCACACGGCGCTCTTAGGTTGAGCCAGCCGCGGAACAAGGTTTCTACGCTTGAGGACAAGGGCAAAGGCAAGGAGAAGGCCCCTGTTGGCTCGAGCAacatgtcggcgacggctgAACATGTGGCtaccgacgacgaagatgaggacGATGGCGACAACGGAGAAGTTGACATTGATTACAACCTGGCGAAGAACCTTCTTGAAAGCTTCAAAGGACAAGCAGGCATGCCAGGCCCTACTGGCAACATCCTAGGCATGATGGGACTGCAGCTCCCgcgggacgaggacgacaacgacactGGAAGCAAAGAGAAATGA
- a CDS encoding THUMP domain-containing protein — protein sequence MVDQTKLMLTYHPSVLWANLILVRFKLLQSSHFLLWFGKYELASLVQKVGIKDAGSTGSLLFMSFHPRQSGVARFALSASQPAFSHQHPPSSFYSPTPYVSSVQVLIQLCTSIFIPFNVIKLTPSFIEMSDSKRKQPGSGGGNMHPAKRNKGGKGAGAWQTPQHKARIASLQDKGVTLGVGDKGIWVTFARGMDGKAISEFNMLCDEYGKTLYGVVPPGEEIESDDDDEDIEASIKKELEGITADNNSRSKRSFKAVKAGIECVFFMKTRDPVDPVELCRRICQDASLCTDLKERKTKYINRLTPVTFVDKASENGVARVARKALAAHFELTVDDASKVAGNEDKEIPGEAGSEKEDTVVEGPRKDERPAFTVSLVAPIFRGEVVLTCRQYAIRPSIRSNTSLDRDELIKQIAKTVNPRHKVNLTNPDKVVLVDVFQSFCGASVIESSDWDGLKKLNVNELYKASPGAKPKDAATKELKEKAA from the exons ATGGTAGATCAGACGAAATTGATGCTCACCTACCATCCATCTGTTCTATGGGCAAATCTCATCTTGGTGAGGTTTAAGTTACTTCAGAGCAGTCATTTCCTACTGTGGTTTGGTAAGTACGAGCTGGCATCTCTGGTACAGAAGGTAGGCATCAAAGACGCCGGGTCCACCGGGTCCTTACTTTTCATGTCCTTCCACCCCCGTCAGAGCGGTGTAGCACGTTTTGCCCTTTCCGCATCGCAACCCGCTTTTTCCCATCAACATCCACCATCTAGTTTCTACTCACCTACCCCTTACGTGAGCTCCGTTCAAGTACTGATACAGCTTTGTACGTCTATTTTCATTCCATTCAACGTCATAAAGCTCACTCCTTCATTTATCGAAATGTCGGACTCCAAGAGGAAGCAGCCCGGCTCGGGAGGCGGCAACATGCACCCGGCAAAAAGAAACAAG GGCGGAAAGGGTGCAGGTGCATGGCAGACGCCTCAGCACAAGGCCAGGATTGCCAGTCTCCAAGACAAGGGCGTCACCCTCGGAGTTGGAGACAAGGGCATCTGGGTCACATTCGCACGAGGCATGGACGGGAAAGCAATCAGCGAGTTTAATATGCTCTGCGATGAG TATGGTAAGACGCTGTATGGTGTTGTCCCTCCTGGCGAAGAGATCGAGtcagacgacgatgacgaggacatCGAGGCTTCCATCAAGAAGGAGCTTGAAGGTATCACTGCCGACAATAACAGCAGGTCCAAGCGCAGTTTCAAAGCTGTTAAGGCGGGCATTGAATGTGTCTTCTTCATGAAGACGAGAGATCCCGTTGACCCCGTTGAGCTCTGCCGCCGAATATGCCAAGATGCCAGCCTTTGCACAGACTTGAAGGAGCGGAAAACCAAATACATCAACCGTCTGACGCCAGTGACTTTCGTCGACAAGGCATCCGAGAACGGCGTGGCGAGAGTGGCCAGAAAGGCCTTGGCAGCCCACTTTGAGTTGACGGTGGATGACGCTTCCAAGGTCGCCGGTAACGAGGATAAGGAGATTCCGGGTGAAGCGGGgtccgagaaggaggacacCGTGGTAGAAGGGCCGAGGAAGGATGAGAGGCCCGCATTCACAGTCAGTCTGGTGGCGCCGATTTTCCGGGGCGAGGTTGTGTTGACATGTCGACAGTACGCCATCCGGCCTTCGATACGCAGCAACACCTCACTTGATCGCGACGAACTCATCAAGCAAATCGCCAAGACCGTCAATCCACGACACAAAGTCAATCTGACCAATCCCGACAAGGTCGTGCTCGTCGACGTATTTCAG AGTTTCTGCGGGGCGAGTGTCATCGAGAGTAGTGACTGGGACGGGCTGAAGAAACTCAACGTCAACGAGCTCTACAAAGCATCTCCCGGGGCGAAACCAAAGGATGCTGCAACGAAGGAGctgaaggagaaggcggcaTGA
- a CDS encoding RecF/RecN/SMC N terminal domain-containing protein: protein MTLCAHHLRRLFRRIIATSEASATTQSHTPRIKAMASVKRPRAVLEAAGAGDELLDVQHARSHLSQDTSSKRVRLSNATQPKQQAAAPREETSSSDSEIDEDEDDGGERPGRESPPRTQYEIARDDGFRHLQYEDQDDRRATQKIKSRPQRIGDNHAAENGIIESVECVNFMCHERLYVELGPLINFIVGENGSGKSAVLTALTLCLGGKASSTNRGGSLKSFIKEGQVNSVIVVKIKNQGIDAYQHDLYGDTITVERHFSRAGASGFKLKSVTGRIVSTKKADVDEISEYWALQVDNPLNVLSQDNARQFLNSSSPSMKYKFFVRGVQLEQLDNDYKLLTEILESHEAKLPSLEEHVRRAKREHVEAQKLKDIAQRNEEMRKTYRRLRNQLYWSQVTEQEDALSKCNNEITALDEEIRHAAVNIEQTTQALTERDEQLERAKAAVDNESHEVGSIQESIEAADGAYQDAKKAVTDIHHQLRDVQQRLKNAGQGMAEFESKIQAEEQRLGAGAGSARQEQETLLNEAKSEEISIKEQMGEENDRLPQLRADLTEAQRAAEESKVEFDRKKMEISSAEGRLRNLEQNRGSLWAAYDKKIPLLLQAIERDNGFQEKPVGPIGAHVQLTQPEWSPILETVFGATLDGFLVSNKTDQQRLARLMQQLNLGRTPPIIIGRRLPPNVKLREPDPAFDTVLRVLKFDNDWVRSQLIVAHTIDKIVLIRERAKAQDVMMSDSPPPNVQACISFHDGAGKRGTGLRMARSGGAGFSQSPISPFPRAPRMKSDDETQISLARESLSHLRGDLRSIELKRREFDQVVAKCKSALTAQDQQNLLLERQLLRVQGRVERISAELDQYEGADGRLISLREELEKIKAEREHHGTQYGEMRLRQDDLNKGCEACKRKLAEEKGRLKDFQAHLTKLQLAVQKAEDLRKMAVLEKNRAFQIRDDAVLEKERAETRRDEQAEVVANFTQQAMEKAPQRVYIEEGETHKSIESKYAIVHQQLEKRAQKLGASDEEIKERAARAEAAYEAAQQLHKGQQEEQAAGKLNLEDRLNRWRLFQRHISARARICFQYLLSERGFRGKLAIDHPQRRLQLFVEPDETRKGTGGRSTKTLSGGEKSFSSICMLLAIWEAMGSPLRCLDEFDVFMDNVNRTISTNMLITAARRSVSRQYIMITPNAIEGRATLDKDVKIIRLTDPRQRTLI from the exons ATGACCCTTTGCGCCCATCATCTTCGACGCCTTTTTCGACGCATCATCGCCACATCCGAGGCGAGCGCGACGACCCAGTCGCATACTCCACGCATAAAGGCCATGGCTTCTGTCAAAAGGCCCCGCGCTGTCTTGGAAGCAGCCGGCGCAGGCGACGAATTACTGGACGTCCAGCACGCAAGATCGCATCTTAGCCAAGACACATCC TCAAAAAGAGTCCGATTATCCAATGCAACGCAGCCGAAGCAGCAAGCAGCTGCTCCGAGAGAGGAAACATCCAGCTCAGATAGTGAGAtagacgaagacgaagacgatggtgGAGAAAGACCCGGCCGCGAATCCCCGCCCCGCACACAATACGAGATTGCCCGCGACGATGGCTTCAGGCATTTACAATACGAGGATCAAGACGACCGACGTGCCACACAGAAAATCAAGAGCCGCCCTCAACGCATCGGCGATAACCATGCTGCCGAGAACGGTATTATCGAGAGTGTCGAATGTGTCAACTTCATGTGCCACGAGCGGCTCTATGTCGAGCTGGGACCCCTTATCAATTTCATCGTTGGCGAGaacggcagcggcaagaGTGCCGTTCTTACAGCTCTCACCTTGTGCCTTGGCGGCAAGGCTAGCTCCACCAACAGAGGTGGAAGTTTGAAGAGTTTCATCAAGGAAGGCCAAGTCAACTCCGTCATAGTCGTCAAGATCAAGAACCAAGGCATCGATGCCTATCAACACGACCTCTATGGCGACACCATCACCGTCGAGCGCCACTTCTCCAGGGCTGGTGCCAGTGGTTTCAAGCTCAAAAGCGTGACAGGCAGGATTGTTTCCACCAAGAAggccgatgtcgacgagATATCCGAATATTGGGCACTGCAAGTCGACAATCCACTCAACGTACTGTCGCAGGACAACGCTCGGCAGTTTCTGAattcgtcatcgccatccaTGAAGTACAAGTTCTTCGTCCGTGGCGTGCAGCTGGAACAGCTCGACAACGACTACAAGCTGCTTACAGAAATCCTTGAAAGTCACGAGGCGAAGCTACCGAGTCTGGAGGAGCACGTTCGCCGGGCCAAGAGGGAGCATGTCGAGGCACAGAAGCTCAAGGATATTGCCCAAAGGAATGAggagatgaggaagacgtATCGACGTCTTCGGAACCAGCTATACTGGTCCCAAGTGACCGAGCAAGAGGATGCATTGTCGAAATGCAACAACGAAATTACCGCTTTGGACGAGGAGATCCGCCACGCCGCAGTGAACATCGAGCAGACAACACAAGCTTTGACTGAACGCGACGAGCAGCTAGAGCGTGCCAAGGCAGCCGTGGACAACGAGTCCCATGAAGTTGGCTCGATTCAGGAGAGTATTGAAGCCGCTGATGGAGCGTACCAGGATGCCAAGAAGGCCGTTACCGACATCCACCATCAGCTCAGAGATGTCCAGCAACGCCTGAAAAATGCCGGCCAAGGGATGGCAGAGTTCGAGAGCAAAATTCAAGCAGAGGAGCAGCGTCTGGGCGCCGGAGCTGGCAGTGCTCGCCAGGAGCAGGAGACTCTGCTGAACGAAGCCAAGTCAGAAGAAATTTCGATCAAGGAACAGATGGGCGAAGAGAACGATAGGCTGCCCCAGCTCAGAGCCGACTTGACCGAAGCCCAAAGAGCCGCGGAAGAAAGCAAGGTCGAGTTCGATAGAAAGAAGATGGAAatctcctcggccgagggCCGTTTGCGCAACCTCGAGCAGAACAGAGGATCACTCTGGGCTGCCTACGACAAAAAGATcccactcctcctccaggcTATCGAAAGGGATAATGGTTTCCAAGAGAAGCCCGTTGGTCCAATCGGGGCTCACGTCCAACTCACTCAGCCCGAATGGTCGCCCATCCTGGAGACGGTCTTTGGTGCGACGTTGGATGGCTTCCTCGTGTCCAACAAGACAGACCAACAACGCCTAGCCAGATTGATGCAGCAATTAAACCTGGGCCGAACCCCTCCTATTATTATCGGTAGACGATTGCCACCCAATGTTAAGCTAAGGGAACCGGACCCGGCTTTCGACACGGTCCTCCGCGTGCTCAAGTTCGACAACGATTGGGTTCGCAGTCAGCTCATCGTGGCCCATACTATCGACAAGATTGTCCTGATAAGAGAGAGGGCAAAAGCACAAGACGTTATGATGAGCGattcgccgccgccaaatGTGCAGGCTTGTATCTCCTTTCACGATGGCGCGGGCAAACGAGGCACTGGACTTCGCATGGCCCGGTCGGGCGGCGCAGGGTTCAGCCAAAGCCCCATTAGTCCTTTCCCACGTGCACCAAGAATGAAATCAGACGACGAGACGCAAATCAGTCTCGCCAGGGAATCCCTGAGCCATCTTCGAGGAGACCTGCGGTCGATCGAGCTGAAGCGGCGAGAGTTTGACCAAGTGGTTGCGAAATGCAAATCAGCCTTGACGGCTCAAGACCAACAAAACCTGTTACTGGAGCGACAACTGCTAAGAGTTCAGGGCAGAGTTGAAAGAATAtcggccgagctcgaccagTATGAAGGGGCCGATGGCAGACTCATCTCGCTCCGGGAAGAGCTAGAGAAAATCAAGGCCGAGCGAGAGCATCATGGCACTCAGTACGGCGAGATGCGATTACGACAAGATGATCTCAACAAGGGATGTGAAGCTTGCAAGAGGAAGCTTGCGGAGGAAAAGGGGCGATTGAAGGACTTTCAGGCCCATTTGACCAAGCTACAGCTCGCAGTTCAGAAGGCCGAAGATTTGCGGAAGATGGCAGTCTTGGAGAAGAACCGTGCCTTCCAGATCCGCGATGATGCAGTCCTAGAAAAGGAAAGGGCAGAGACGCGACGTgacgagcaggccgaggtcgtcgcAAACTTCACCCAGCAGGCTATGGAGAAGGCACCACAGCGAGTATATATTGAGGAGGGCGAAACTCACAAGAGCATCGAAAGCAAGTACGCCATTGTTCACCAGCAGCTGGAGAAAAGAGCGCAGAAACTCGGCGCATCGGATgaggagatcaaggagcgggcggccagggcggaAGCCGCATACGAAGCTGCACAACAGTTGCACAAGGGACAGCAGGAAGAGCAGGCGGCCGGCAAACTCAACCTAGAAGACCGGTTGAATCGGTGGCGTCTGTTTCAGCGACATATCTCAGCGCGCGCTCGCATCTGTTTCCAGTACCTCTTGAGTGAGCGTGGATTCAGGGGTAAACTTGCCATTGACCATCCTCAGAGGAGGCTGCAGCTTTTTGTGGAACCGGACGAAACCAGAAAGGGGACTGGTGGTCGAAGCACAAAGACGTTGTCGGGAGGCGAAAAGTCGTTCTCGTCTATTTGCATGCTGTTGGCCATCTGGGAGGCTATGGGATCGCCTCTTCGATGCCTGGACGAGTTTGACGTTTTCATGGATAACGTCAACCGCACCATCAGCACAAATATGCTG ATCACTGCCGCGCGACGCTCAGTGTCACGACAGTATATCATGATTACACCAAACGCGATTGAGGGGCGGGCCACACTCGACAAGGACGTCAAGATCATCCG TCTCACTGATCCCCGGCAACGTACTTTAATCTGA
- a CDS encoding RpsU-divergently transcribed protein → MFVTRRPAAGVAFRSLRQYPRASSASPQPSRPYHSYDHLDSTPSFRSHEQTILSAAYKHVPEHGFSYKALALGARDTGYLDISTSVLPDGPFSLIRYHLVTRREGLAAKSSQVPGGSSQTGVQEKVERLTWERLLENEPIIDRWQEALAVMAQPSYAPVSIKELAKLADEILFLSGDTSVDPSWYTKRASLSMIYASSELFMTNDRSVNFRDTRDFLRRRLNEVEDAGGFLGSVGQWVGFTASAGVNVLRSKGLRL, encoded by the exons ATGTTCGTTACACGTCGCCCAGCGGCTGGAGTGGCCTTCCGCTCTTTGCGCCAGTATCCGAGggcctcctccgccagccCCCAGCCGAGCCGGCCCTATCATTCTTACGACCACCTGGATTCGACACCGTCCTTCCGCTCACACGAGCAAACGATTCTGTCGGCCGCCTACAAGCACGTGCCCGAACACGGCTTCTCGTACAAGGCCCTCGCTCTCGGCGCTCGAGACACCGGATACCTCGACATCAGCACCAGCGTGCTGCCGGACGGCCCTTTCAGCCTAATCCGCTACCACCTCGTGACGAGGAGAGAGGGTCTGGCCGCAAAGAGCAGTCAGGTGCCCGGGGGAAGCTCGCAAACTGGTGTTCAGGAGAAAGTCGAGCGTCTCACGTGGGAGCGGTTATTGGAAAATGAGCCCATCATCGACCGGTGGCAAGAG GCATTGGCTGTTATGGCGCAACCGAGTTATGCGCCAGTTTCGATCAAGGAATTGGCCAAACTGGCGGACGAGATCTTGTTCCTTTCTGGCGATACTTCCGTTGACCCTTCATGGTACACCAAGCGCGCGAGCTTATCCATGATCTACGCCTCGAGCGAGCTGTTCATGACCAACGACAGATCCGTCAATTTTCGAGATACGAGAGACTTTCTTCGGCGAAGACtgaacgaggtcgaggacgccggcggtTTCTTGGGCTCCGTCGGACAGTGGGTTGGCTTTACAGCCAGCGCGGGCGTCAATGTCTTGAGAAGCAAAGGACTTCGGCTTTAG